The Carnobacterium mobile DSM 4848 genome includes a window with the following:
- a CDS encoding glycosyltransferase: MKKIGIVILNYLNYQDTIECIESLKQQTNQCFEIIIVDNDSQNGSFEKLCERYGKKNGISIIETGKNLGYAKGNNAGIKFAKQNLGLKNILIVNNDVIFTDVNYINFLINFDIGKKVGAVGTKIIGADGLNQNPVYTPITRKRLLKDAIYFTLEKWNILRFYTGLKSKIKPAAVIQSNENSTKNMENKSYFLHGSAILLTENFLNEIEGFFPETFLYYEENILAIMMEKLNLKMVYANGAEIYHKEDQSSALSFGNSHKVFNKYLVQSIWIALKVKLSSLQQIKKTVNKS, translated from the coding sequence TCTTTAAAACAGCAGACTAATCAATGTTTTGAAATCATTATTGTAGATAATGATTCTCAAAATGGTTCATTTGAAAAACTTTGTGAACGATATGGAAAAAAAAATGGCATAAGTATTATTGAAACGGGAAAGAACCTAGGATACGCTAAAGGAAACAATGCAGGTATTAAATTTGCAAAGCAAAATTTAGGACTCAAAAATATACTTATTGTCAATAATGATGTTATTTTTACTGATGTAAATTATATTAATTTTTTAATTAACTTTGATATTGGAAAAAAAGTGGGGGCCGTTGGTACAAAAATCATAGGAGCAGATGGCTTAAATCAAAACCCTGTATATACACCGATTACTAGAAAACGTCTTTTGAAAGATGCTATTTACTTTACTTTAGAAAAATGGAATATCCTAAGATTTTATACAGGTTTAAAAAGTAAAATCAAGCCAGCAGCCGTTATACAATCTAATGAAAATTCGACTAAAAATATGGAAAATAAGAGTTACTTTCTGCATGGATCAGCTATACTTTTAACTGAAAACTTTCTTAATGAAATAGAGGGTTTTTTTCCTGAAACTTTTTTATATTATGAAGAAAATATTTTAGCAATCATGATGGAAAAATTAAACTTGAAAATGGTATATGCAAATGGAGCAGAAATTTATCATAAAGAAGATCAATCTTCAGCATTAAGTTTTGGAAACAGCCACAAAGTTTTTAACAAATACTTAGTTCAAAGTATTTGGATAGCATTGAAGGTAAAATTATCCAGTTTGCAACAGATAAAAAAAACAGTAAATAAATCATAA
- the rfbC gene encoding dTDP-4-dehydrorhamnose 3,5-epimerase, with amino-acid sequence MNVFDTQLQDVKIIEMDVFGDHRGFFTESYTKEKFLEAGIAIDFIQDNHSLSVEPGVLRGMHFQTPGKAQTKLVRVTTGVIYDVLVDIRVGSPTYGKWEGYLLSEYNHRQLLVPQGFAHGFVTLTPNCNVQYKVDEYYSKEHDGGIAFDDPAIGIVWPMPISKLVLSEKDQQHPTLADFNSPFIWEEK; translated from the coding sequence ATGAATGTATTTGATACGCAATTACAGGACGTAAAAATTATCGAAATGGATGTTTTTGGCGATCATCGCGGTTTTTTTACTGAGAGCTACACAAAAGAAAAATTCTTAGAAGCTGGTATCGCTATTGATTTTATCCAAGACAACCATTCATTATCAGTAGAGCCGGGAGTTCTGAGAGGTATGCATTTTCAAACACCTGGAAAAGCTCAAACAAAATTAGTTCGTGTAACGACTGGGGTTATTTATGATGTATTGGTCGATATTCGTGTCGGTTCTCCAACATATGGCAAGTGGGAAGGCTACCTTTTAAGTGAATATAATCATCGACAATTATTAGTACCCCAAGGGTTTGCACATGGGTTCGTAACGTTAACTCCGAACTGTAATGTTCAATATAAAGTTGATGAATATTATTCGAAAGAACATGATGGCGGGATTGCTTTTGATGATCCAGCAATTGGAATTGTGTGGCCGATGCCTATCAGTAAACTCGTGTTATCTGAAAAAGATCAACAACATCCGACATTAGCTGATTTTAACAGTCCATTTATCTGGGAGGAAAAATAA
- a CDS encoding GW dipeptide domain-containing protein, whose protein sequence is MNNKKEYLIKCITVAMTITLLSPIVLPTAVIAAGPPAAYSTSEVLTEQKNKKSDNSNKQEIISDEPSQENAVSESPEETTIDSTSENPPEEAESQSENTSETIGSTEVKTETNEKIKAASEQPVPEEKSMAVLAYDTIVSDKKVHYDAIVIAGRHDLYTKPGFTEGATQLGKSEPYLNQKIQIIQEAVTDRATWIQFSINGQDIGWMNKIGAEIQYDTVTAAAKTSYEVIVSQGHHDIYTLPGYTKGNEIITKSSTYLNQSLQVLEEKKTNRATWLLIAQNGSEIGWMNKNGVKIQTTEITSSKKTHLDAIVNNENKQIFSAPGYTNNAEVVAQSSSYSGKKVQITEQKQTAVGTTWFLIVQNGKTIGWIEKDGVTIQYDTIIETRNVHYDALVSQGRHDVYSAPGYTPDNEILTKSSSYLNKKVQIIKEVETDRATWVQISVDGIAVWMNKIGLRIKYDTVLSTKAVDYYALVLHDRHDIYTVPGYTKGNQLIEKSAAYLNQEVKVIQEKVTNRATWAQIEVNGKTVGWMNKVGLKPIEDTILSSQSVHYEAVLSSVKATIFTAPGYTKNAKVTGDTSKYVNQKVKITEQKVTNRTTWFLVSLMNGTSLGWIDKNKLTLQYDKVTESRAVHYDATVAEGRHDIYTIPGYTEGNQLITKSASYLNKEIRIVQEKVTDRAIWTQISLNGKVIGWMNKKGLTVHYDTILSTKTVDIDAKVVQGQHDIYTVPGYTKDNRVIDRSSTFLNQEVKIVQEKVAKNRATWALITINGKTIGWMNKNGLEILKINYSDIVTSSRLVHYDATVSKSNQPIYSAPGFTSGADEVGKTTDYLNKLVRVTQEKVTDRAIWMEISIDGKAIGWIDKADLTLQYDAILRSKMIHYDAIITAGHHDVYSVPGYTQNNEILTKLAPYVNEKVQIIEEKITNRATWLRFSVNGKVIGWMNKNGVALQPDKINSTNSVHFDAVITAGHHDVYTVPGYTMGNQLIAKSSAYMNKTIQVLKLAQTNRATFAQFAVDGKTIGWMNTNGINFKYDAVTSTKITNYNAKVIQGQHDVYTAPGYTQGNTIIGKSSSYLNQSVKVLQEKVTNRATWALIAVNGKTIGWMNKKGLDSMLVYLDPGHGGDEPGAISGGIKEKDINLKVALKIEKLLVAHGYDVVMSRKTDTFVSLSNRAQEANKIKADIFVSVHHNSFVGTSYGIETYSYNRLGNSTNPMSNNTKRSLESGKLSSAVHKSLLSRSGAVDRGTRTANFHVIRETNMPAILMELGYLDNASERAKLITDSYQNKLAQGAYEGIVQYFK, encoded by the coding sequence GTGAATAATAAAAAAGAATACTTGATAAAATGTATAACGGTTGCAATGACTATAACCTTGCTTTCGCCAATCGTTTTACCTACTGCAGTTATAGCTGCCGGCCCACCTGCTGCTTATTCAACTTCCGAAGTTTTAACAGAACAAAAAAACAAGAAGTCTGATAATAGCAATAAACAAGAAATCATTTCTGACGAACCATCACAAGAGAATGCAGTGTCTGAGTCACCAGAAGAAACTACTATTGATAGCACTTCTGAAAATCCTCCAGAAGAGGCAGAATCACAATCGGAAAACACGTCTGAAACTATCGGCTCTACTGAAGTGAAGACCGAAACAAATGAAAAAATAAAAGCAGCTTCTGAACAACCTGTTCCAGAGGAAAAGAGCATGGCAGTACTTGCATATGACACAATTGTTTCTGATAAAAAAGTACATTATGATGCAATCGTTATTGCAGGGAGACATGATTTATATACTAAACCAGGATTTACAGAAGGTGCAACGCAACTTGGAAAATCTGAACCTTATTTGAATCAGAAAATACAAATCATTCAAGAAGCAGTGACAGATCGCGCAACATGGATTCAGTTTTCTATTAACGGACAAGACATCGGCTGGATGAATAAAATAGGGGCAGAAATTCAATATGATACGGTTACTGCTGCAGCCAAAACATCATATGAGGTCATTGTTTCTCAAGGACACCACGATATCTACACGTTGCCCGGCTATACAAAAGGGAACGAAATCATTACTAAGTCTTCAACTTACTTAAATCAATCTCTTCAAGTTCTTGAAGAGAAAAAGACCAATCGTGCGACATGGTTATTAATTGCACAAAATGGCAGTGAGATTGGTTGGATGAATAAAAACGGTGTGAAGATTCAAACGACTGAAATTACGAGCAGCAAAAAGACACATCTAGATGCTATTGTAAATAATGAGAACAAACAAATCTTTTCAGCACCAGGCTACACCAACAATGCTGAAGTCGTTGCTCAATCTTCTAGTTACTCAGGGAAAAAAGTCCAAATTACCGAACAGAAACAAACTGCTGTAGGAACAACATGGTTTTTAATTGTTCAAAACGGTAAAACAATTGGTTGGATTGAAAAAGACGGTGTGACGATTCAATACGATACAATCATCGAAACGCGAAATGTTCATTATGATGCTTTAGTGTCCCAAGGAAGACACGATGTTTATTCAGCACCAGGCTACACACCTGATAATGAAATCTTGACGAAATCTAGTAGTTATTTAAATAAAAAAGTACAAATCATTAAAGAAGTTGAAACCGATCGTGCAACGTGGGTACAGATATCAGTTGACGGAATAGCTGTTTGGATGAATAAAATAGGACTGAGAATAAAATATGATACCGTTCTATCTACTAAAGCAGTTGATTATTACGCACTGGTTCTCCATGATCGTCATGATATATACACTGTTCCTGGTTACACAAAAGGCAATCAACTTATAGAGAAATCAGCTGCATACTTAAATCAAGAAGTAAAAGTCATACAGGAAAAAGTAACCAATCGTGCGACTTGGGCTCAAATCGAAGTGAATGGAAAGACAGTAGGTTGGATGAATAAAGTTGGTTTAAAACCGATAGAAGATACAATTTTATCTAGTCAATCTGTCCATTACGAAGCGGTTCTCTCATCCGTAAAAGCAACAATTTTCACAGCACCTGGATACACTAAAAATGCAAAAGTTACTGGAGACACTTCTAAATATGTGAATCAAAAAGTCAAAATAACAGAACAAAAAGTAACGAATCGAACCACTTGGTTTCTAGTATCTCTAATGAATGGAACATCCTTAGGCTGGATCGACAAAAATAAGTTAACTTTGCAATATGATAAAGTGACTGAAAGCCGAGCTGTTCATTATGATGCTACAGTAGCAGAGGGTCGTCATGATATTTATACGATTCCGGGCTATACAGAAGGAAACCAACTGATTACAAAGTCAGCAAGTTATTTAAATAAAGAAATACGTATTGTTCAAGAAAAAGTAACAGATCGAGCAATTTGGACGCAAATCTCTCTTAATGGGAAAGTCATCGGCTGGATGAATAAAAAAGGCTTAACGGTGCATTATGATACGATTTTATCCACTAAAACTGTTGATATAGACGCTAAAGTTGTTCAAGGGCAACACGATATTTATACAGTTCCGGGATATACGAAAGATAATCGGGTAATTGATCGTTCTTCTACTTTTTTAAACCAAGAAGTTAAAATTGTTCAAGAAAAAGTAGCGAAAAATCGAGCTACTTGGGCTTTGATAACGATTAATGGGAAAACAATTGGCTGGATGAATAAAAATGGATTGGAAATTTTAAAAATAAATTATTCTGATATTGTTACATCCAGTCGTTTAGTTCACTATGATGCAACGGTCAGCAAAAGCAATCAACCCATCTACTCAGCACCTGGTTTTACCTCAGGTGCAGATGAAGTGGGCAAGACTACTGACTATCTGAATAAATTAGTTCGTGTGACACAAGAAAAAGTAACAGATCGTGCTATATGGATGGAAATTTCTATTGATGGCAAAGCAATCGGCTGGATAGATAAAGCAGATCTGACATTGCAGTATGATGCTATTTTAAGAAGTAAAATGATTCACTATGATGCAATCATTACGGCAGGACACCATGATGTTTACAGCGTGCCAGGTTATACGCAAAATAATGAAATTTTAACTAAATTAGCTCCATATGTAAATGAAAAGGTACAAATTATTGAAGAAAAAATTACGAACCGTGCCACTTGGTTAAGATTTTCAGTAAATGGTAAAGTTATTGGTTGGATGAATAAAAATGGTGTAGCACTTCAACCGGATAAAATAAACAGTACAAATTCAGTTCACTTTGATGCAGTTATTACAGCTGGACACCATGATGTTTATACAGTACCGGGTTATACAATGGGAAATCAACTAATTGCAAAATCTTCTGCTTATATGAATAAGACAATTCAAGTCCTCAAACTGGCTCAAACAAATCGAGCAACATTTGCGCAGTTTGCTGTTGATGGAAAAACAATTGGCTGGATGAATACAAATGGTATTAACTTTAAATACGATGCTGTAACTTCAACTAAAATAACAAATTATAATGCTAAAGTTATCCAAGGGCAACATGATGTTTATACCGCTCCTGGATATACTCAAGGAAATACGATTATTGGAAAATCCAGTAGTTATCTAAACCAGTCAGTGAAGGTTTTACAAGAAAAAGTAACAAATCGCGCTACATGGGCGTTGATTGCAGTTAATGGCAAAACGATCGGCTGGATGAATAAAAAAGGATTAGACAGCATGTTGGTTTATTTGGACCCAGGACATGGCGGAGATGAGCCGGGTGCTATTTCAGGCGGAATCAAAGAAAAAGACATCAACTTAAAAGTGGCTTTAAAAATAGAAAAATTATTGGTTGCACATGGATACGATGTAGTCATGTCTAGAAAGACAGATACTTTTGTCAGCTTATCTAATCGGGCACAAGAAGCCAACAAAATAAAAGCTGATATATTTGTCAGTGTGCATCACAATTCATTTGTTGGAACTTCTTACGGTATTGAAACCTATTCGTATAATCGACTTGGCAATTCGACTAATCCTATGTCAAACAATACTAAACGTTCATTAGAAAGCGGCAAACTTTCCAGTGCTGTTCATAAATCCTTATTAAGTCGTTCAGGAGCTGTAGATCGTGGAACTAGAACAGCTAACTTTCATGTTATCCGGGAAACCAATATGCCCGCGATTTTAATGGAACTTGGTTATCTCGATAATGCGTCTGAACGCGCTAAATTAATAACTGATAGTTATCAAAATAAATTAGCACAAGGAGCTTACGAAGGGATCGTTCAATACTTTAAATAA
- the rfbA gene encoding glucose-1-phosphate thymidylyltransferase RfbA, whose protein sequence is MKGIILAGGSGTRLYPLTKAVSKQLMPIYDKPMIYYPMSILMLAGIKDILIISTPEDTPRFEQLFGDGSELGLNLEYKVQKSPDGLAQAFIIGEDFIGKDSVCLILGDNIYYGGGLSKMLQRAAQKEIGATVFGYHVNDPERFGVVEFDEEMKALSIEEKPEVPKSNYAVTGLYFYDNDVIEIAKNIEPSPRGELEITDVNKAYLKAGKLDVEVMGRGYAWLDTGTHESLLEAGTFIETIEKRQNLKVACLEEIAYRMGYISRAQLIKLAQPLKKNEYGQYMLRLATTEW, encoded by the coding sequence ATGAAAGGTATTATTTTAGCAGGAGGAAGCGGCACACGCTTATATCCTTTAACTAAAGCGGTATCGAAACAATTGATGCCGATCTATGATAAACCCATGATTTACTATCCAATGTCTATTTTAATGTTAGCAGGCATTAAAGATATTTTAATCATCTCAACACCAGAGGATACACCGCGATTTGAACAATTATTCGGTGATGGTTCAGAACTAGGTTTGAATCTAGAATATAAAGTTCAGAAAAGTCCAGATGGATTAGCACAAGCGTTTATTATCGGAGAAGATTTCATTGGAAAAGATTCCGTTTGTCTGATTTTAGGTGATAATATTTATTATGGTGGTGGATTATCTAAAATGCTGCAAAGAGCTGCTCAAAAAGAGATTGGGGCAACCGTTTTCGGATACCATGTTAATGACCCTGAACGCTTTGGAGTCGTTGAATTTGATGAAGAGATGAAAGCATTATCGATAGAAGAAAAACCTGAAGTGCCAAAAAGCAATTACGCTGTTACAGGATTGTATTTTTACGATAACGACGTTATTGAAATTGCTAAAAATATCGAGCCTTCTCCTCGCGGTGAATTAGAAATTACAGACGTGAATAAAGCATATTTAAAAGCTGGCAAATTAGACGTCGAAGTGATGGGTCGCGGATATGCTTGGTTAGATACTGGAACCCATGAATCACTTTTAGAAGCCGGTACATTTATTGAAACGATTGAAAAGAGACAAAATCTTAAAGTAGCTTGTTTAGAAGAAATCGCCTATCGTATGGGATATATTTCACGGGCGCAGTTGATTAAGCTGGCGCAGCCATTGAAAAAAAATGAGTATGGTCAATATATGTTAAGATTAGCCACAACAGAATGGTAA
- the rfbB gene encoding dTDP-glucose 4,6-dehydratase, protein MNVLVTGGAGFIGSNFVHYILKNYPEYKVINLDLLTYAGNIHNLDDIMDNPNHVFVQGNITNKELVRHLVNEHEITHFVNFAAESHVDRSILNPEIFVETNIQGTLALLNVAKEMKIEKYLQVSTDEVYGSLGEEGYFTEETPLAPNSPYSASKTGADLLVRSYYETYGMNVNITRCSNNYGPYHFPEKLIPLMITNGMDNKELPIYGDGLNVRDWLHVQDHCQAIDLVLHKGLKGEVYNVGGHNERTNNEIVDIIVEELGLSHDLIKYVDDRLGHDKRYAIDPTKLETELGWKPKYTFDTGIMETIKWYQENENWWRPLKERAGLN, encoded by the coding sequence ATGAATGTATTAGTAACAGGCGGAGCCGGCTTCATTGGCAGCAACTTTGTGCATTATATTTTAAAAAATTATCCAGAGTACAAAGTAATCAATTTAGACTTATTGACTTATGCTGGAAACATCCATAATTTGGATGACATAATGGATAATCCAAATCATGTGTTCGTACAAGGTAATATCACCAATAAAGAGTTGGTACGTCATTTAGTAAACGAACACGAAATTACTCATTTTGTAAATTTTGCGGCAGAATCTCACGTAGACCGCAGTATTTTAAATCCAGAAATTTTTGTGGAAACTAATATCCAAGGAACATTAGCTTTATTAAACGTGGCCAAAGAAATGAAGATTGAGAAATACCTGCAAGTCTCAACAGATGAAGTCTATGGCTCATTAGGAGAAGAAGGGTACTTTACTGAAGAAACTCCGTTAGCGCCGAATAGTCCCTATTCTGCCAGTAAAACAGGAGCAGATTTGTTGGTTCGTTCTTACTATGAAACATATGGGATGAATGTGAATATTACCCGATGTTCAAACAATTACGGGCCATATCATTTTCCAGAAAAATTGATTCCGCTAATGATCACTAATGGAATGGATAATAAAGAATTACCGATTTATGGGGATGGCTTAAATGTGCGTGACTGGCTGCATGTACAAGATCATTGCCAAGCCATTGATTTAGTTTTGCATAAAGGATTAAAAGGCGAAGTATATAACGTTGGTGGACACAATGAACGAACTAATAATGAAATTGTGGATATCATTGTAGAAGAATTGGGATTATCACATGACCTAATCAAATATGTTGACGACCGGCTGGGTCATGATAAACGGTATGCCATTGATCCGACAAAATTAGAAACTGAATTGGGCTGGAAACCAAAATACACTTTTGATACAGGAATTATGGAAACTATCAAATGGTACCAAGAAAACGAAAACTGGTGGCGTCCATTGAAAGAACGTGCTGGTTTAAACTAG
- a CDS encoding lipopolysaccharide biosynthesis protein produces the protein MSVANEFKKGILYSALGKYSNVIIQLLVTGILSRLLTPADYGVVAVVNVFLVFFQMLADFGIGPAIIQYKDLNEKDIGSIFAFSIYLAVTLGLIFMSLGIPISNFYSNAVYQQICLILGVCVIFYALLVVPQSILLREKKFFNVNMVTIAANLASGVLSIVLAFAGFSYYALIIGNIAKAFVMFIIFFYQAKLKVTFKMSGAPLKKIYKFSKNQFAFNFINYFSRNLDKILIGRFFSENALAFYDKAYQVSLYPNQILTSVITPVIQPILSDYETEKSVIKKVYLKITLVLGTLGVPISVFLFFSSTEVVTFLFGNQWGGSIITFQILAVSVWVQMISSSTGAIFQSANRTDLLLLSGILSTALNIISIAIGIFLGKIEYVAAMIVLSFTLNFFMNNYLLMYRLFNATFKEYFKILIKPMIMGLLQIIFFLLLPELPFSNFFNLVVKGIGFMVIFLMGILVTGQGKLLKEFLGRRNKNK, from the coding sequence ATGAGCGTTGCAAATGAATTTAAAAAAGGAATCCTATATAGCGCCTTAGGAAAATATTCAAACGTAATCATTCAATTGTTAGTAACTGGGATTTTATCAAGACTGCTAACTCCGGCAGATTATGGAGTAGTAGCAGTAGTCAATGTATTCCTAGTATTTTTCCAAATGCTTGCAGACTTTGGTATTGGACCAGCAATTATTCAATACAAAGATCTGAATGAAAAAGATATTGGAAGTATTTTTGCTTTTTCAATATATTTAGCTGTGACATTGGGATTGATTTTCATGTCATTAGGTATTCCAATCAGTAATTTTTATAGCAATGCAGTCTATCAACAAATATGTTTAATTTTGGGAGTTTGTGTTATTTTCTATGCCTTATTAGTTGTGCCACAATCTATCCTTTTACGAGAGAAGAAGTTTTTTAATGTGAATATGGTAACCATTGCAGCTAACCTAGCCTCAGGTGTGTTGTCTATTGTTTTAGCGTTTGCTGGCTTTAGTTACTATGCATTGATTATTGGAAATATTGCAAAAGCTTTTGTTATGTTTATTATCTTTTTTTATCAAGCTAAGTTGAAGGTAACATTTAAAATGTCTGGAGCACCTTTGAAGAAAATTTACAAATTTTCAAAAAATCAATTTGCATTTAATTTCATCAATTACTTTTCTAGAAATTTAGATAAAATTTTAATTGGACGTTTTTTCAGTGAAAATGCTTTGGCTTTTTATGATAAAGCTTACCAGGTATCTCTTTATCCAAATCAAATTTTAACTAGTGTTATTACACCGGTAATTCAACCAATATTATCGGATTACGAAACAGAGAAATCTGTTATAAAAAAAGTATATTTAAAAATTACTTTAGTACTAGGTACTTTAGGAGTTCCGATATCCGTTTTTCTATTCTTTTCTTCAACAGAAGTAGTGACTTTTTTATTTGGAAATCAATGGGGTGGAAGCATTATAACTTTCCAAATATTAGCAGTCTCCGTTTGGGTACAAATGATATCAAGCAGTACAGGAGCTATTTTTCAGTCAGCTAATCGGACAGATCTACTGTTATTATCAGGTATTTTATCAACTGCATTAAACATTATAAGCATAGCGATCGGGATATTTCTTGGAAAAATCGAATATGTAGCAGCTATGATTGTGTTATCATTTACATTAAACTTCTTTATGAATAATTATTTGTTAATGTATCGTTTATTTAATGCAACGTTTAAAGAATATTTTAAGATTCTTATTAAACCTATGATCATGGGATTACTTCAAATTATTTTCTTTTTGTTATTACCAGAATTACCTTTTTCCAATTTCTTTAACTTAGTGGTTAAAGGTATAGGTTTTATGGTTATCTTTTTAATGGGGATTTTGGTAACAGGTCAAGGAAAGTTGCTGAAAGAATTTCTCGGTAGACGTAATAAAAATAAATAA
- the rfbD gene encoding dTDP-4-dehydrorhamnose reductase has translation MTALITGGTGQLGSELRKLLDEKHVDYVSVGSKNLDITNSTAVDQLILELKPEVIYHCAAYTAVDAAEDEGKDMNQLVNVTGTENVAKAAESIGATLIYISTDYVFDGTSLGEYKETDQTNPKSEYGRAKLAGEQIVQSLVTKYYIVRTSWVFGEFGNNFVFTMQRLADSHSTLTVVADQVGRPTWTRTLAEFVSYLVERKADYGIYHLSNEDSCSWYEFAKEILKDKVVNVTPVTSEDYPQKADRPKCSIMDLSKAEKTGFEIPTWKEALLLFEASLKL, from the coding sequence ATGACGGCACTCATTACCGGAGGAACAGGACAATTGGGTTCTGAATTAAGAAAGTTATTAGACGAAAAACATGTAGACTATGTTTCAGTGGGCTCAAAAAATTTGGATATAACAAACAGTACAGCCGTAGACCAACTTATTCTTGAACTTAAGCCAGAAGTTATTTATCATTGCGCAGCTTACACAGCTGTAGATGCAGCAGAAGATGAAGGTAAAGACATGAATCAGTTAGTAAATGTAACAGGAACAGAAAATGTTGCAAAAGCTGCCGAGTCTATAGGAGCGACACTTATTTATATTAGTACAGATTATGTATTCGACGGAACAAGTCTAGGAGAGTACAAAGAAACCGATCAAACTAATCCAAAAAGCGAGTATGGAAGAGCAAAGCTAGCAGGTGAACAAATCGTTCAGAGTTTAGTTACGAAGTATTATATTGTTCGGACGTCGTGGGTATTTGGCGAATTTGGAAATAACTTTGTGTTTACGATGCAAAGATTAGCTGACTCTCATTCCACATTAACTGTCGTAGCAGATCAAGTTGGCAGACCAACATGGACACGAACACTAGCTGAATTCGTAAGCTATCTCGTTGAAAGAAAAGCAGATTATGGAATCTACCATTTGTCTAATGAAGATAGTTGTTCATGGTATGAGTTTGCAAAAGAAATTTTGAAAGATAAAGTTGTAAATGTTACTCCTGTTACATCAGAAGATTATCCGCAAAAAGCGGATAGACCGAAATGTTCTATAATGGATTTGAGCAAGGCAGAAAAAACCGGGTTTGAAATACCTACATGGAAAGAAGCTCTTTTGTTATTTGAAGCATCCTTAAAATTGTAG